The following coding sequences lie in one Prionailurus viverrinus isolate Anna chromosome X, UM_Priviv_1.0, whole genome shotgun sequence genomic window:
- the LOC125157356 gene encoding polyadenylate-binding protein 1-like 2: protein MASLYVGDLHPEVTEAMLYEKFSPAGPILSIRICRDKITRRSLGYAYVNYQQPVDAKRALETLNFDVIKGRPVRIMWSQRDPSLRKSGVGNVFIKNLGKTIDNKALYNIFSAFGNILSCKVACDEKGPKGYGFVHFQKQESAERAIDAMNGMFLNYRKIFVGRFKSHKEREAERGAWARQSTSADVKDFEEDTDEEATLR from the coding sequence ATGGCCTCGCTGTACGTGGGCGACCTGCACCCTGAAGTGACAGAAGCAATGCTCTACGAGAAGTTCAGCCCGGCCGGGCCCATCCTTTCCATCCGCATTTGCAGGGACAAGATCACCCGCCGCTCGTTGGGCTACGCGTACGTCAACTACCAGCAACCGGTGGACGCCAAGCGGGCCCTGGAAACCCTGAACTTTGATGTCATCAAGGGCAGGCCCGTGCGCATCATGTGGTCCCAGCGGGACCCCTCGCTCCGCAAGAGTGGGGTGGGCAACGTCTTCATCAAGAACCTGGGCAAGACCATCGACAACAAGGCGCTGTACAACATCTTCTCGGCGTTTGGCAACATCCTCTCCTGCAAAGTGGCCTGCGACGAAAAGGGGCCCAAGGGCTACGGGTTTGTGCACTTCCAGAAGCAGGAGTCCGCAGAGCGGGCCATTGATGCGATGAATGGCATGTTCCTGAACTACCGCAAAATTTTCGTTGGGAGATTCAAGTCGCATAAAGAACGAGAAGCCGAAAGGGGAGCCTGGGCCAGGCAGTCCACCAGTGCTGACGTCAAGGATTTCGAGGAAGACACCGATGAGGAAGCCACCTTGCGATGA